The genomic region GATGAGAAAATGATGTCATGGAAATTACTGAAGATATCACTATTTAGTGGAAACATGAACTTCTTTGACATTTAACAAAAAGGTTTTCTTACAAATCTGTTTGTAAATTTAAATCTACTTAGTCAGTGATGTCATCATAATCGATGCAGTGCCACCACGAACCCCTAGTCATGGTCATGAACCCCATGGTTGGGCAACCCTGACCAGAGGACCCTCTTTGGCGCCTTTATCtgtcagagtgtgtgtttttccaGAGAGTAATTTTTACACAAAAGCATGAGCAGCACTGCAGGTTCTGTCCTACCTGGAGTCGTAGAGGCCTTAGTGATGGTGGAAACGCCTGACGTGATGTCAGGCCTTGAGGATGTTACATTTTCAGACGTGGTCTGACTGACAGTGGTGGTTGTTATGTCTGCATTGGTATGATCTTCTTCGGTTGTTGAACTATTGTGTCCATTGTCTAATACGGCATCACTGTTATTATTGCCATCTTTGGTGGGATTCGTGGTGACAGTACTGGGATAATCCTCATAGCTGTGATGAGTTGGATCGGTGCCTTGTGACTGTGAGGTGTTGGCAGAATTGCTTGTGGTGGCCCTGGTGGTGCTGTTTGCTCCATCAACACACATCACCCCATAGACACATGACAGAGCCACTAAAGTGgggggtagggagagagagagagagagagagagagagagagagagagagagagagagagagagagagagacagagagagagagagagagagagagagagagagggagagagagagagggagagagagagagagagagagagagagagagagagagagattattagTCACTGTAAAAACCTAATTTAGtgtcatcagcagcagcagtgattattatttattattattatgattatatatatatatatattgtatttgtatgtttatatgtattataaCTGTCACACCCCAGTAATATTAATAGTCTTCACTTGACGCTTAATAAAGACTTGCAAATAGTTTCTTGATTGTTTTTATACCTGTAATGATAATTTGATACGTCTCTTGTTATAACCGTTCACTTGCTATCATTCAGGAGGTTGTTATGATCAGATATAAGCAGTATAAGCAGTCACTTAGTGGACGTCTGAGCAcgtggcatttatttatttatttcatttgcatataAACAGTGTAGCAGATCTGATGTGTACAGCACGTTATTATCGTTACATTAGCAACTTCTTTTTCCAGATTAAAATGAATGCAATATTCTTTCTCAGTACTAAAGAATATGATTAggtttggtgggggggggggggggggggggggggcataatAGGATATCGCTAAATGTTCAGAAACACCCCTGGCTATAAAGAAACAGCCACCACTGAGTAATGCAGAATCCCATCTGCTCAGCCTTCCCAGCACTGAAATGCGTTTGATCATGTTTGTAAGAccacttttgtcttttttctacttcttcttctttttttttgtctgctttATTTTCACAACCTTTCGGTTTCTTTTCTGTGCACCCACTTAGTTATTATgcttttatataataattatattatatttatatttattatatttattataatattatgcTTTTGCATCATTGGAAACTTATTTTAGCTCAACCTTGTCTTCTTTACAGCCATATGGcgtctttacatttttaacctACACACCAGACAAACCACATGTTTATTAACAATATTAGACGTTTTAACAGCCAGTAATAGGAAGGTGACTTACCGAGGACATACAGGTAGACGTGGGCTTTAGACATCTTGCTTTTTTGATATCTTCTCCAGAGCTTGATAGAAACGATCTACACGCGCCTTTTTCACATGAAACtgcttctttcctctctggccTTTATGAAAGCGTCATCATCGCATATGAAACCGCCGGCTGGAACAGGATGCCtgcacactcaaacacacagcaTGCACTACACTTTTGAACTGTTCGGAGGAAGTCAGGCTTCAACACAACTGAAGACTCCAACTGAAGTCTCTTCAGCTGCTAACGTCTTTTTCTACTAGTCAGATTACATCATAATAAATTTGCTGATAATGGGAACCTCTTTCTCAATTGCTGGTGTTCCCGAGTATTGAACCCTGAGGGACGCCACGCAAACTTTTCTCAGTTTATTAACTGAGTGACAAGCTTATGGTCAATAAAAAGCCTTTAGCATCATCTATGCTCATGTACTGATAACCGACCTCATTCGCCAAAATCTCCGGAAGTTTTCTTTTAGAAATCTGCttttgagaaaggtcctaagaaaacgTCTGCGTCAGATTAacgacgtgttcttaaaccacagatttgttcacacctttgtgctcttgagtgggAGTAGTTTACATTCTTAAGAACGAATCCCCATTAAGAACACAATAGTGAATGTCAGAAACTCCCACGTTCTTCTTAAGAACGATTGATAGATCTATTCAACTGAGTCTAAGACTGATCTAGGTTGTATATTTGATGGATCCCCTTACCACAAATCCATTTGATCAACCAAAACAGTTTATAGATTTGCTTCTTCTCCTCTAAAAGCTGATGTAGCCAGATTAAACAAGTAATCCTATCCTAGGGTTAGTTTAATGAATTCCATACCTGAGGACAAAAAGTCCTGGAATCCAAGTATTCCCATATGCTATCATTTCTTATGAAGCTGAAACTTCTGTTTATCTAATCAAACCATTTGTATAAGAATGGGTTTGATTGGTTCAGATTACCCTCATCATGCACAGCTGGTGACATGTGGTTTCAGTACTAAGCagaactccatccatccatccatccattttccaagccgcttctccgtcagggtcgcggggggaaggcaggatacaccctggacaggtcgccagtccatcgcagggcagacacacagacacagacagtcactcacacactcacacccaggggcaatgtaacatgtccaattggcctgactgcatgtctttggactgtgggaggaaaccggagaacccggaggaaacccacgcagacacggggagaacatgcaaactccacacagagaggaccctggtcacccggccggggaatcgaacccaggccctcctcgctgtgaggcgacagcgctagccaccacgccaccgtgccgcccctaaGCAGAACTCCCTCATGATAAATCAGTGGATAAGGTAATGTAGGTGAACTGTGCATACCGAGCTTCCCATCCACTGAATTTAGCAAAGATATGAAGGCATGGAGTGAGTGTGCAGGACAGTAGTGGCTCCGCTACAGGTGACCGAAACTCagtcgttttttttttagtactgTGTGAACTGTGCACCTTTAACTCTCAACAGACTCACTTAAActataaaaatgggcaaaagtcTGTACAGAATTCCGGCTCCATTACGGCAGCTACTGGTTTTAGCAGTAGGACATGCTTTAGTCCATATCTggagataacagtgtgtcatacagtgtcagaacccAGATAACCAAGGCTGTTTAATATTACTAAATGGCATACCAAATGGCTTGAGGTTGAGCGTGTGAAGACTTAGGCCTGCGGTTAGCATAATGTAAGTATGTAATGTATTTCAACTCATTCTGAaggatttctgttggtccagtcatcatgacattcacacaatataaaggacaaatgatgaaaaataaaacaaaaaacacggTCATgcatgtttccttttctttttcaatggaaatatgttgtgttttggatgctggtatgctggccaaccagcatgaccatggcAGGCGACCCTCTAAACCAGCACCCGACCAGCATGGAATGAAAGCTGGTCTGTGCTATTTTTATCTTCAGCAGGTCtttgattatttattatacTGCACAGGGCCTTAGGGCTCTAATTCGGTCAGTTTTGAGGCTGTTAGGGGGGGATTACGCAGACTTGCTGCAAACTTCCTGAGAGGCCAGTTGGGTCTTAGTGAAACACACACGGTGGAATAAACGAAACGATGTGGAGGTCCaaagaataacaataaaaacaaaaaagaaacaattcaaacaaatgaAGAACGTCTTCCGAGGTAAGTAATGTGCAGGTTTCGGTGTCAACATCAACCACGGTGGGTGGAGCTGAAGTGCCCCTTCACTGAGCACTTCGGTGAACATGGCAGATCGCAGTCCTGAAGTCTGTGAGACTGGAGTTGACGGATCCGGAATCGGGATTGGACATCTGGGCTAACTGACAGCATTATAAGAAGAAGAGGGCGTAAATGTGATTTTGGGCTAAACTCCTTGCTTTAAGCACTCGATCACTGTGTGTACTCAACTGGAGTTTGACTAACATTCATACCACTGTTTACTGAACAATACCCCTAAAAACTAAAATGTGTGTACACGTCTACACACCAGTACACCTCTGTCTGTAGTTTATTCTGTTCAAAGTCTTTTTAGGGATACATACGGTCATCCTACTAGTGCATGTACACTCATATCCTTGTCTCAATGTTTATGCACTAGATATAGGCAGCCCAAATGTGTTTTGGTATACTGTACGCCCGTTTATGTATGACGACTGTAAAGATGATATGAATAGAATTGACTTGAATAATATAGATGATGTTCATCCATTTTGCCCAACACAGCCTCTACATCAATCGTCACCAACCCTGCTCCACCTTCCTCCAGCCCAAATTTAACTCATTCAGCTATTCAGGAACTTCTAAAGGCAATTACTAGATGGACCAGGTGAAGTCAAATAGGGTAGGAGCTAAAGTCTGCAGGAAGGTGTCACTGGTCTACATACTTCTGCTGCTTATGACTCCCCCTGGTGGACAAAGAAGACTTAACTGATCAACATTTCACTCGGGTCgattgtaataaaaaaaaacaactttattatctgtaaaacatttcaattcAGTACTCACTTTGTAAACAAAAATGGCACAGGAGAAGGCATCAACAGTTAATACAAAACTATTGTGCATTTGACTGATTTCTCAGTTTAAGATCATCCCTGATGAGAGGAACCGAAAAGAATCAAGATTCAGAAGCTCCTCAGTCCAGAGGATGTCACCCATGCGCTGGAAATTAGCCCATATTTCACATTTGTCCCCCACAGTAACCCCTGACATTAAGGCTTAGTGCCTATGAGACTGCAGTCTGAACCACATTTGAAGGGCAGTCTGTGACCACAGCTCCGGTCACCTGATGGTCCGGTACATCATGAAGTCTACAGTGGTGCATCGTGGAAACTTGCCGATGGAGCTCTCTTCCACGGGCGTGTAGACTTTGATCTGCCGCATGTGCGTGTCACGCCCGTTCTGGTGGTTGGCCAGTACAGCGATCTGGATCATGAATGTCCTGATGGGGTTGTTGACCAGGTCCAGCAGAGGGATGTGGATCCAACCGCTGGGCTCCACCATCTCCAACTGCTGCTCTCAGACACAACACATACAGTCAGAAATGCAAACATagactactgttcaaaagtttggaatcaatttTGTCaattatataaacacacacacacacacacacacacacacacacacacacacacacacacacaattaaaaaaatcacaaagtTTACTTGGAATTTAAATTCAGttaaatcacttggaataaaatctctttagaTTAATTTACATTGAACGGTAAGAGTTTTTTTGcatctcctataaagttactattttggagacacttgtttttctttggaaagtgataatataatataatataatataatataatataatataatataatataatatatgttATTCTTGTGCAGCTTCAGTTTCAAATAATGAGAATTAGGCTCTTAACGTTTAGATGTGCCACAATCATGCATGGATCTGTAGAACGTTGTGCAAACGTTAGAGATCACATTCCCAGTCAAAACTCTCATTGcgtcattcatttttccatgtcagcaaaaaaagcaaaagacatAAATATAACAGAGCATAACTCAGAAACCTCAGCGTCTAAATATAATACGAACGTGTCCACTGTGTTTCCATGTACTTTaagttttaaagaaatctgcaccacagttcagtcttagaagctggtcaatcattttctgaagtactCCAAACCCATTCCgtggtgaggtctggactctggggtggtcagtccatcgttcagcttctttgtttgatgtgtccgtgtccttttctcagtgaggttcttctcgatcagctacacgtcctttcagacccacagcgctgagtggtcttctcacagtgggaggatggacagaagcacctgtgggtgttttcagatctgaagcagcttgatttcctcctctctctcagagatgaaagctttaagcgctgtttatctgatgggggcagttttggtgtttaccaggttttccaggtggttgttagaagCCCCATTCTCTCTGTAGCTTCTAATCACTTTTTGAACCAAGTCTTCTAccaagtcttccaggtggttgttaggagccccattctCTCTGTAACttctaatcattttttgaaccaAGTCTTCTAccaagtcttccaggtggttgttaggagccccattctCTCTGTAACttctaatcattttttgaaccaAGTCTTCTACCAAGTCttccaggtagttgttaggagccccactCTCTCTGTAGCTTCTAATCACTTTTTGAACCCCCTTTTTTAgaaacttttttcagtttttttatgacTAGAAAGTGATTCCAAAAATTTGACCAATACTTATAATTTAGTTTTCAAAACTTGAGTGGAAATATGAAAGACTTTAGATTCGGGCCCAAGCTGAAAACTCTTACCCGGAGCTCCAGCAGGTTGTGGAAGTTGTTTCCTACTCTGACTGAGATCTTGCTGGGAGTGTAGCTCTCATCTGACTTATAATCAGCGTAAATACAGAGCATCTTCACCGTGGTCTTCCTCCTGACAGGAAGGACAAGTAGCATTGAGAGATTAATGGCTGGTCATATTTACTAAACAATATGCTCACTACACTGAAAACACCCAACAATCAGAAACGTTAACACACGAAACTGTTTTATTCAAAGgttttaaaagatttaaaacGATTTAAATTTAAACTTTTACCTGAACTGGATGTTGACCAGGTGAGGCTGAGAGCCGTCAGACTGCCAGTACGTCTCCAGATTATCATCCCTCAACTGGTCGACTCCAAAACCTATCAACgcacggagagggagagagaatgaatggaCAAAACCCTGAATGAATGGAGATAACGAGAAAATACTGCCGCAGTTGCCACAAAAACTTTGggtttcattttaatgttgacGTTGAAATATTCAATCCAGATTATTTTGGACGAGTTATATTAAAACCATCCGTCACAGAGTTTTCACACAGCATAAAACATGAACAGATGGTGCTACAATCCCGAAAACTGTCACGTTTCTGTgtaataaactaataataacCAGGAAATTAGACGTTCCCAAGCTAGTTCCTGAGGATCTCCTACTAACCCACATCTGCCCCAGGCGTTCTGTTATCTTGGTTCTCATTGCTACAAGCAAACACTGCGGGTCATCTGAGGGTCTCCAAGGGCTGGACTGAAAATCCCTGTAAAGAACACTTTTCAGAGCATCTTTCATCCTGACTGCAGAACCTGGAGGCGCTTTAGATACAGAGGGAACAAAAGAACGAATGTCCAGCAAACACACCGGGCTTGCAGGAGGAGAGGGACCAGACAGCCTGAGCCCCGATCTCCCGGACGGTTCCTGTGCGCTCCAGCTGCTTCGGGTCAGCGCCGGGTGGCGTTTTGGCAGCGGTTGCCATGGTATCCCGTAAAAGAAAAGCTGCaggtaaacaaaaaaagattttttattgaattaattcagtattttgtcatattttctaGGCTGATTTTATTTCAGCACTAAACATCACAGAATAATGAAGAGAATAAAAAGCATTACTGACCGACTGAGACTCAAAAAAAGCCAATGTACACATTTTTCGTCTCTGTGTTTTTAAATCAGAGcgaaatattaatattagcattaattaatcatttacaCCCTCACAGAAATGCCTTGACAGGCTCCTCAGCAAATGGAATCGTTCTgtttagagccatgagttctacataggACCATTTCAACGGCGTCTTATAGAGAACCGCGTCACCGTCTCGGCGTCTTATAGAGAACCGCGTCACCGTCTCGGCGTCTTATAGAGAACCGCTTCACCATCTCAGCGTCTTATAGAGAACCGCATCACCGTCTCGGCGTCTTATAGAGAACCGCCTCTCCGTCTCAGCGTCTTATAGAGAACCGCGTCTCCGTCTCGGCGTCTTATAGAGAACCATGTCACCGTCTCTTATAGAGAACCGTGTCTCCGTCTCGGCGTCTTATAGAGAAGCGCGTCTCCGTCTCAACGTCTTATAGAGAACCATGTCATTGTCTCGGCGTCTTATAGAGAACCATGTCACCGTCTCGGCGTCTTATAGAGAACCATGTCACCGTCTCGGCGTCTTATAGAGAACCGCGTCTCCGTCTCAGCGTCTTATAGAGAACTGCGTCTTCGTATCGGCGTCTTATAGAGAACCGCGTCTCCGTCTCGGCGTCTTATAGAGAACTGCGTCTTCGTGTCGGCGTCTTATAGAGAACCGCGTCTCCGTCTCGGCGTCTTATAGAGAACCGCATCACCGTCTCGGCGTCTTATAGAGAACCGCCTCTCCGTCTCAGCGTCTTATAGAGAACCGCGTCTCCGTCTCGGCGTCTTACAGAGAACCATGTCACCGTCTCTTATAGAGAACCGCGTCTCCGTCTCGGCGTCTTATAGAGAACCGCGTCTCCGTCTCTGCGTCTTATAGAGAAGCGCGTCTCCGTCTCGGCGTCTTATAGAGAAGCGCGTCTCCGTCTCAGCGTCTTATAGAGAACCACGTCACCGTTTCGGCGTCTTATAGAGAACCGCGTCACCGTCTCGGCGTCTTATAGAGAACCGCATCTCCGTCTCTGTGTCTTATAGAGAAGCGCGTCTACGTCTCAGCGTCTTATAGAGAACCACGTCATTGTCTCGGCGTCTTATAGAGAACCGCATCTCCGTGTCAGCGTCTTATAGAGAACCGCGTCACCGTCTCGGCGTCTTATAGAGAACCGCATCTCCGTCTCTGCGTCTTATAGAGAAGCGCGTCTCCGTCTCAGCGTCTTATAGAGAACCATGTCATTGTCTCGGCGTCTTATAGAGAACCATGTCACCGTCTCGGCGTCTTATCGAGAACCGCGTCTCCGTCTCGGCGTCTTATAGAGAACCGCATCTCCGTCTCAGCGTCTTATAAAGAACCGCGTCTCCGTCTCGGCGTCTTATAGAGAACCGCATCTCCGTCTCGGCGTCTTATAGAGAAGCGCGTCTCCGTCTCAGCGTCTTATAGAGAACCGCGTCTCCGTCTCAGCGTCTTATAGAGAACCGCGTCTCCGTCTCGGCGTCTTATAGAGAACCATGTCACCGTCTCTTATAGAGAACCGTGTCTCCGTCTCGGCGTCTTATAGAGAAGCGCGTCTCCGTCTCGGCGTCTTATAGAAAAGCGCGTCTCCGTCTCAACGTCTTATAGAGAACCATGTCATTGTCTCGGCGTCTTATAGAGAACCATGTCACCGTCTCGGCGTCTTATAGAGAACCATGTCACCGTCTCGGCGTCTTATAGAGAACCGCGTCTCCGTCTCAGCGTCTTATAGAGAACTGCGTCTTCGTGTCGGCGTCTTATAGAGAACCGCGTCTCCGTCTCGGCGTCTTATAGAGAACCGCATCACCGTCTCGGCGTCTTATAGAGAACCGCCTCTCCGTCTCAGCGTCTTATAGAGAACCGCGTCTCCGTCTCGGCGTCTTACAGAGAACCATGTCACCGTCTCTTATAGAGAACCGCGTCTCCGTCTCGGCGTCTTATAGAGAACCGCGTCTCCGTCTCGGCGTCTTATAGAGAAGCGCGTCTCCGTCTCAGCGTCTTATAGAGAACCACGTCACCGTTTCGGCGTCTTATAGAGAACCGCGTCACCGTCTCGGCGTCTTATAGAGAACCGCATCTCCGTCTCTGTGTCTTATAGAGAAGCGCGTCTCCGTCTCAGCGTCTTATAGAGAACCATGTCATTGTCTCGGCGTCTTATAGAGAACCGCATCTCCGTGTCAGCGTCTTATAGAGAACCGCGTCACCGTCTCGGCGTCTTATAGAGAACCGCATCTCCGTCTCTGCGTCTTATAGAGAAGCGCGTCTCCGTCTCAGCGTCTTATAGAGAACCATGTCATTGTCTCGGCGTCTTATAGAGAACCATGTCACCGTCTCGGCGTCTTATAGAGAACCGCGTCTCCGTCTCGGCGTCTTATAGAGAACCGCATCTCCGTCTCGGCGTCTTATAAAGAACCGCGTCTCCGTCTCGGCGTCTTATAGAGAACCGCGTCTCCGTCTCGGCGTCTTATAGAGAACCGCGTCTCCGTCTCAGCGTCTTATAGAGAACCGCGTCTCCGTCTCAGCGTCTTATAGAGAACCGCGTCACCGTCTCGGCGTCTTATCGAGAACCGCGTCTCCGTCTCGGCGTCTTATAGAGAACCGCATCTCCGTCTCAGCGTCTTATAGAGAACCGCGTCACCGTCTCGGCGTCTTATCGAGAACCGCGTCACCGTCTCGGCTTCTTATAGAGAACCGCATCACCGTCTCAGCGTCTTATAGAGAACCGCATCACCGTCTCAGCGTCTTATAGAGAACCGCATCACCGTCTCAGCGTCTTGTACAGAACCCTTGGTTCTAAGCAGAGCCCGTGCCTGAGGCGGTCGAAGCGCCTCTGACCGGCGCTGTAACGGtctaataataacagtaataacagtaataatagtaataatgaggTTAATTGGCCTCACCCGCTCTCCGGTCTCCGCTCTCCGCTCTACGGTCTCCGCTCTCCGGTCTCCGCTCTCCGCTCTCCGGTCTCCGCTCTCCGGTCTCCGGTCTCCGTTCTCCGCTCTCCGGTCTCCGCTCTCCGGTCTCCGGTCTCCGTTCTCCGCTCTCCGCTCTCCGGTCTCCGCTCTCCGGTCTCCGGTCTCCGCTCTCCGGTCTCCGGTCTCCGTTCTCCGCTCTCCGCTCTCCGGTCTCCGCTTTACGCCGTCACTTCGCGCATTTTTTACAccggattttttatttttattcgcTCAGGTTCTCAAACAGAACCCGCCCTGTCGCACACTGCCCGCGTCACCGCTGGCCTCCTGTCGCATGCTGATGATGGTCCCGAGCGGTCTGtgttgtgtatatttaatgtttgatggaaaaaaaattaaataataaaaatgtgttttcataaCTGTAAACCTTAAAGTGTTTGGACTTTAGTCATAGTTATTGAGAAAAAGACTGGATGTTCTTCATTCTAACAATAAAACCTGTGAGGATGgcgaatttatttatttatttgtttgtttgtttgtttatttatgtgccTTTTGTGTACATTTGTCTAGATGTACATTCTGTTGTAGatgttttctaaaaaaaaaattccagggtgatttttaaaaattattttttcctGCAGCAAATATAGTCCTAGAATTATTCTATGAcaccaaataataataaaataaaacaaaaccaaacaaaaaataaacaccatCGTATGTTTGTATTCCGACGCGCTAACACGTTTGTGTAACTTTGTGCTGCTGAATAGTTTATAAATaaacatcattattattaattatatattattattattattaattatcattattaataatatttaaacttaaaaataaaagtaaataaaacccGATCGTTGCCTGGCAACTGCTTCCCCCACCGTCGCGTACTGATTGCGTGGTAAACGTAAAGCAGCCCTGGCGCCATCTTTCTCACCGGCTCCTCCGTCCGTCCGGCGGCGCGGAGGCTGTTTAACCGCTTTGACCGCTTTAAGCTCACCGTAACCGTGTTACCGGACTCCGGAGCGGCGCTCGGTAAGTCGGCgctgggggggtgtgtgtgctgCGGCCGCTCGGGGTGTTAGAGCGGGTAACGGAGCGCGTCGCGCAGCGAGTCCAGCCGCCGCTGCGGCGCACATGGAGGCCTGCGGGGGAAGCGGGGGGAGCGGGCGCTGCGCGGAGCTTCTCCGCCCGCCCGCCTCGGGCCTTTTCTCCTTAAAGCGGGTGAAGAGTGACGGGTGCGGCAGCTCGGCTGGCGGATGGAGACGGGTGCTCCATCTTATGGCGCTCAAATTGGCTTCTTATCGTCCGCCGgtcgaattgtcccgttccaccttaaatggcgcagcagatACGTTCAGGCGCGGGGCCGcgaatgtgactgctgcaccatttaaggtggaacgggacaattggACCGAGAAGCCAGCTTCGTGTCCGAGTGCCCCCCAGTCTCACATGCATGGTGGTTTAACTGTAACAGTAGAGACCCCCTCAGACCCCCAGCTGGACGCTGGACCCCTGACCGAGCGCCAGCTGGGCTCCCAGTTATGGCAACTCAGCTACTTCATTCAGTCCATTCAGTCGCTCCGAACCCACTGACCCTGCGGGACGTGGTCAGGCGGAGCTGAGCGCTGTGGTCAGGCGGGGCTGAGCGCTGTGGTCAGGCGGGGCTGAGCGCTGTGGTCAGGCGGGGCTGAGCGCTGTGGTCAGTCCCTGTGGCCTGCAGggttttaaagggcccgtatttTAGccttctttcat from Pygocentrus nattereri isolate fPygNat1 chromosome 9, fPygNat1.pri, whole genome shotgun sequence harbors:
- the anapc10 gene encoding anaphase-promoting complex subunit 10, coding for MATAAKTPPGADPKQLERTGTVREIGAQAVWSLSSCKPGFGVDQLRDDNLETYWQSDGSQPHLVNIQFRRKTTVKMLCIYADYKSDESYTPSKISVRVGNNFHNLLELRQLEMVEPSGWIHIPLLDLVNNPIRTFMIQIAVLANHQNGRDTHMRQIKVYTPVEESSIGKFPRCTTVDFMMYRTIR